In one window of Tachypleus tridentatus isolate NWPU-2018 chromosome 2, ASM421037v1, whole genome shotgun sequence DNA:
- the LOC143238540 gene encoding sulfotransferase ssu-1-like has translation MAVTNLWFPNTGSEVGQAEVFGTQKTEMNSKNTKTFKIEDDSRNTYRKIPLHTVEGLPFPVSFFTPENVRSAISYKARPEDIFIVTYPKCGTTWMQYTVWEIINEGAPLPSFRDMNMKYTPFLELTGGEVVETMKPPRLLKVHLPYHLTPHHPDAKYILVARNPFDCCVSFYHHTKKIKNHYHFEDGTFNDFSNASFEGRFIMETF, from the exons ATGGCGGTGACGAACTTGTGGTTTCCAAACACTGGCTCAGAAGTAGGGCAAGCCGAAGT attTGGTACACAAAAGACAGAAATGAATAGCAAAAACACCAAAACGTTCAAGATCGAAGACGATTCAAGAAACACGTACAGAAAGATCCCTTTACATACAGTTGAGGGTTTACCTTTTCCAGTATCATTTTTTACTCCTGAAAACGTACGATCAGCAATCTCCTATAAAGCTAGACCAGAagacatttttattgttacttatccCAAATGCGGAACCACCTGGATGCAGTACACTGTATGGGAAATAATCAATGAAGGGGCTCCTCTGCCTTCTTTTCGTGACATGAATATGAAATACACTCCTTTCTTGGAACTCACAGGAGGAGAAGTGGTAGAAACCATGAAACCACCAAGACTTTTGAAAGTTCATCTTCCTTACCATCTCACACCGCATCATCCCGATGCTAAGTATATTTTGGTGGCTCGTAATCCCTTCGATTGTTGTGTGTCTTTTTACCATCACACGAAGAAGATAAAGAACCACTATCATTTCGAAGATGGGACTTTCAATGACTTTTCGAATGCTTCATTCGAGGGGAGGTTCATTATGGAGACTTTTTGA